The following coding sequences lie in one Peribacillus frigoritolerans genomic window:
- a CDS encoding antibiotic biosynthesis monooxygenase family protein has product MFVQMRKMVVKEGNAEQVVKRFSGEGIIEKQEGFIDLSVMVKKVRRGDEEVIIMINWESEAHWKQWEKSEAHIAGHKANLGKPKPEYIVSSEGSLYEVKAIKKAVK; this is encoded by the coding sequence AATGGTGGTAAAAGAAGGTAATGCAGAACAAGTAGTAAAACGGTTCAGTGGGGAGGGGATCATAGAAAAGCAGGAAGGGTTCATCGATTTAAGTGTGATGGTGAAAAAAGTGCGCCGCGGGGATGAAGAGGTCATCATTATGATCAATTGGGAGTCAGAGGCACATTGGAAGCAGTGGGAAAAGAGTGAAGCCCATATCGCAGGCCATAAAGCGAACCTTGGGAAACCAAAGCCTGAATATATCGTCAGTTCGGAAGGATCATTATATGAAGTGAAAGCTATAAAAAAGGCAGTGAAATAA